A single region of the Gorilla gorilla gorilla isolate KB3781 chromosome 1, NHGRI_mGorGor1-v2.1_pri, whole genome shotgun sequence genome encodes:
- the LOC101136923 gene encoding olfactory receptor 2M3, with translation MAWENSTFNSDFILLGIFNHSPTHTFLFFLVLAIFSVAFMGNSVMVLLIYLDTQLYTPMYFLLSQLSLMDLMLICTTVPKMAFNYLSGSKSISMAGCATQIFFYTSLLGSECFLLAVMAYDRYTAICHPLRYTNLMSPKICGLMTAFSWILGSTDGIIDAVATFSFSYCGSREIAHFFCDFPSLLILSCNDTSIFEKVLFICCIVMIVFPVAIIIASYARVILAVIHMGSGEGRRKAFTTCSSHLMVVGMYYGAALFMYIRPTSDRSPTQDNMVSVFYTILTPMLNPLIYSLRNKEVTRAFMKILGKGKSGE, from the coding sequence ATGGCATGGGAGAATTCGACCTTCAACTCTGACTTCATCCTCCTGGGAATCTTCAAtcacagccccacccacaccttcctcttctttctggtCCTGGCCATCTTTTCAGTGGCCTTCATGGGAAACTCTGTCATGGTTCTCCTCATCTACCTGGACACCCAGCTCTACACCCCCATGTACTTCCTCCTCAGCCAACTGTCCCTCATGGACCTCATGCTCATCTGCACCACTGTACCCAAGATGGCCTTCAACTACCTGTCTGGCAGCAAGTCCATTTCTATGGCTGGTTGTGCCacacaaattttcttttatacatCACTGCTTGGCTCTGAATGCTTTCTTTTGGCTGTTATGGCTTATGACCGCTACACTGCCATTTGCCACCCTCTAAGATACACCAATCTCATGAGCCCTAAAATTTGTGGACTTATGACTGCCTTCTCCTGGATCCTGGGCTCTACAGATGGAATCATTGATGCTGTAGCGACATTTTCCTTCTCCTACTGTGGGTCTCGGGAAATAGCCCACTTCTTCTGTGACTTCCCTTCCCTACTAATCCTCTCATGCAATGACACATCAATATTTGAAAAGGTTCTTTTCATCTGCTGTATAGTAATGATTGTTTTCCCTGTTGCAATCATCATCGCTTCCTATGCTCGAGTTATTCTGGCTGTCATTCACATGGGATCTGGAGAGGGTCGTCGCAAAGCTTTCACGACCTGTTCCTCTCACCTCATGGTGGTGGGAATGTACTATGGAGCAGCTTTGTTCATGTACATACGGCCCACATCTGATCGTTCCCCAACACAGGACAACATGGTATCTGTATTCTACACCATCCTCACTCCCATGCTGAATCCCCTCATCTACAGCCTCCGCAACAAGGAGGTGACCAGAGCGTTCATGAAGATCTTAGGAAAGGGCAAGTCTGGAGAGTGA